A stretch of Paracoccus sp. MA DNA encodes these proteins:
- a CDS encoding NAD(P)-dependent alcohol dehydrogenase, producing the protein MKALVLEEKGKLSLRDFDIPATLGPRDVRIRTHTVGICGSDVHYYTHGKIGHFVVREPMVLGHEASGTVIEAGAEVTHLKPGDRVCMEPGIPDPTSRAAKLGIYNVDPAVTFWATPPVHGCLTPEVIHPAAFTYKLPDNVSFAEGAMVEPFAIGMQAALRARIQPGDIAVVTGAGPIGMMVALAALAGGCARVIVADLAQPKLDIIGAYDGIETVNIRNRPLAEAVAEATDDWGADIVFECSGAAPAILSMHQLARPGGAVVLVGMPVDPVPVDIVGLQAKELRVETVFRYANVYDRAIALIASGKVDLKPLISASIPFADSIAGFDRAVEARETDVKLQIVMPE; encoded by the coding sequence ATGAAGGCATTGGTGCTGGAAGAAAAGGGCAAGCTGTCGCTGCGGGATTTCGACATCCCCGCCACACTCGGCCCCAGGGACGTGCGGATCAGGACGCATACGGTCGGGATCTGCGGCTCGGACGTGCATTATTACACCCATGGCAAGATCGGGCATTTCGTGGTCCGCGAGCCGATGGTGCTGGGGCACGAGGCGTCCGGCACGGTGATCGAGGCAGGGGCCGAGGTCACGCATCTGAAGCCCGGCGACCGGGTCTGCATGGAGCCGGGGATTCCCGACCCGACCTCGCGCGCCGCCAAGCTGGGGATCTACAACGTCGATCCCGCCGTGACCTTCTGGGCGACGCCGCCTGTGCATGGCTGCCTGACGCCCGAGGTGATCCATCCCGCCGCCTTCACCTACAAGCTGCCCGACAATGTCAGCTTTGCCGAGGGCGCGATGGTCGAGCCCTTCGCCATCGGCATGCAGGCGGCCTTGCGGGCGCGGATCCAGCCGGGCGACATCGCTGTCGTGACCGGGGCCGGCCCCATCGGCATGATGGTGGCGCTGGCCGCGCTGGCCGGCGGCTGCGCCAGGGTGATCGTCGCCGATCTCGCCCAGCCCAAGCTGGACATCATCGGCGCCTATGACGGCATCGAGACGGTCAACATCCGCAACCGCCCGCTGGCCGAGGCGGTGGCCGAGGCGACCGACGACTGGGGCGCCGACATCGTCTTCGAATGCTCGGGCGCCGCGCCGGCGATCCTGTCGATGCACCAGCTTGCACGTCCGGGCGGCGCCGTCGTGCTGGTCGGCATGCCGGTCGATCCGGTGCCGGTGGACATCGTCGGGCTGCAGGCCAAGGAGCTGCGGGTCGAGACCGTGTTCCGCTATGCCAATGTCTATGACCGCGCCATCGCGCTGATCGCCTCGGGCAAGGTGGATCTGAAGCCGCTGATCTCGGCCTCGATTCCCTTCGCGGACAGCATCGCCGGTTTCGACCGTGCCGTCGAGGCGCGCGAGACCGACGTGAAGCTGCAGATCGTCATGCCGGAGTAA
- a CDS encoding glycosyltransferase family 2 protein — protein MARTALIKPLSTGPAPAVPAAPAATVVAPRDLRPLGQILIEDGAVDPRDLLKAVVMRRRQQARLGEILLANGWVQEEALTRALSRQWRSSVLDLKALPPDPRLVDAMGAQLCLAEGVVPWRRVGGVTFIATARPEDFETLRPRLPAGFGAVRMLLCSENAAREAILALRRTALIRQAETRVPAQESCRTRNERRFGRIAVAVIAAAALGLLLAPLAVIVLLTGWAVLTLIASATLKLFSFGAILRQHRRDRMQAQAMARAAAPRPEMTAPLPVISVMVPLFAEADIADKLIGRLSRLDYPRELMDILIVVEETDRVTCEALEDARLPRWLRVVKVPDGPIRTKPRALNYALNFCRGSIIGVWDAEDRPEPDQLHKVARGFHFAPPDVACLQGVLDYYNPRSNWLARAFTIEYASWFRGTLAGAAALDLVVPLGGTTLFFRRDALEAVGAWDAWNVTEDADLGVRLTRRGYRTRMLDTVTHEEANCRLVPWVKQRSRWLKGFAMTWGVHMRDPVALWRDLGARRFIGLQVQLFASVSQYLLAPVLWSFWLLSLGLPHPMRGVLAGLLGGNAIALLFTLFVASELLNIAIGCWAVRGRRHRHLLPWVPTLHLYFPLGCLAAWKAIYEVVAKPFYWDKTQHGIFDAGQDETPETGPVAKPGRLIPLQNGAEADSAAQPSDGGRPQRLVPVLGEVG, from the coding sequence ATGGCCCGCACCGCTCTCATCAAGCCCCTTTCGACCGGGCCGGCCCCGGCCGTCCCCGCCGCGCCTGCAGCGACGGTGGTCGCGCCGCGCGACCTGCGCCCGCTTGGCCAGATCCTGATCGAGGACGGCGCGGTCGATCCGCGCGATCTGCTCAAGGCGGTGGTCATGCGCCGCCGCCAGCAGGCGCGGCTGGGCGAGATCCTGCTGGCGAACGGCTGGGTGCAGGAAGAGGCGCTGACCCGCGCCCTGTCCCGGCAATGGCGCAGCAGCGTGCTGGACCTCAAGGCGCTGCCGCCCGATCCGCGCCTTGTGGACGCCATGGGCGCGCAGCTCTGCCTGGCCGAGGGGGTGGTGCCCTGGCGGCGGGTCGGCGGTGTGACCTTCATCGCCACCGCCCGGCCCGAGGATTTCGAGACGCTGCGCCCCCGCCTGCCCGCCGGCTTCGGGGCCGTGCGTATGCTGCTTTGTTCCGAGAACGCCGCGCGCGAGGCGATCCTGGCCCTGCGCCGCACCGCGCTGATCCGCCAGGCCGAGACACGGGTGCCCGCGCAGGAAAGCTGCCGCACCCGCAACGAGCGCCGCTTCGGCCGAATCGCCGTGGCCGTGATCGCGGCGGCGGCGCTGGGGCTGCTGCTGGCGCCGCTGGCGGTGATCGTGCTGCTGACCGGCTGGGCGGTGCTGACGCTGATCGCCTCGGCCACGCTGAAGCTGTTCTCCTTCGGCGCCATCCTGCGCCAGCACCGGCGCGACCGCATGCAGGCCCAGGCGATGGCCCGCGCCGCCGCCCCGCGCCCCGAGATGACGGCGCCGCTGCCGGTGATCTCGGTCATGGTGCCGCTGTTCGCCGAGGCCGACATCGCCGACAAGCTGATCGGCCGGCTGTCGCGGCTGGACTACCCGCGCGAGCTGATGGACATCCTGATCGTGGTCGAGGAAACCGACCGGGTGACCTGCGAGGCGCTGGAGGACGCCCGGCTGCCGCGCTGGCTGCGCGTGGTCAAGGTGCCGGACGGCCCGATCCGCACCAAGCCGCGGGCGTTGAACTATGCGCTGAACTTCTGCCGCGGCTCGATCATCGGCGTCTGGGATGCCGAGGACCGGCCCGAGCCCGACCAGTTGCACAAGGTCGCGCGCGGCTTCCATTTCGCGCCCCCCGACGTGGCCTGCCTGCAGGGGGTGCTGGACTATTACAACCCGCGCAGCAACTGGCTGGCCCGCGCCTTCACCATCGAATATGCCTCGTGGTTTCGCGGCACGCTGGCCGGGGCGGCGGCGCTGGATCTGGTGGTGCCGCTTGGGGGAACGACGCTGTTCTTCCGCCGCGACGCGCTGGAGGCGGTCGGCGCCTGGGATGCCTGGAACGTCACCGAGGACGCCGACCTCGGCGTGCGCCTGACCCGGCGCGGCTATCGCACCCGGATGCTCGACACCGTGACCCATGAAGAGGCGAATTGCCGGCTGGTCCCCTGGGTCAAGCAGCGGTCGCGCTGGCTCAAGGGCTTCGCCATGACCTGGGGCGTGCATATGCGCGACCCGGTGGCGCTGTGGCGCGACCTGGGCGCACGGCGCTTCATCGGCTTGCAGGTGCAGCTTTTCGCCTCGGTCTCGCAATATCTGCTGGCGCCGGTGCTGTGGAGCTTCTGGCTGCTCAGCCTCGGCCTGCCGCATCCGATGCGCGGCGTGCTGGCGGGCCTGCTGGGCGGTAATGCCATAGCCCTGCTGTTCACGCTGTTCGTGGCGTCGGAACTGCTGAACATCGCCATCGGCTGCTGGGCGGTGCGCGGGCGCCGGCATCGGCATCTGCTGCCCTGGGTACCGACGCTGCACCTGTATTTCCCGCTCGGCTGCCTGGCCGCCTGGAAGGCGATCTACGAGGTGGTGGCGAAGCCCTTCTACTGGGACAAGACCCAGCACGGCATCTTCGACGCCGGCCAGGACGAGACGCCCGAGACCGGGCCCGTGGCGAAACCGGGCCGGCTGATTCCGCTGCAGAACGGGGCCGAAGCCGATTCGGCCGCGCAACCTTCCGACGGGGGGCGGCCGCAACGACTGGTGCCCGTGCTGGGCGAGGTGGGCTAG
- the xylB gene encoding xylulokinase gives MYLGLDLGTSGIKAMLVDESFATVGVAHAALTVSRPHPGWSEQAPADWIAGAEAAIDTLLREHPREMAQLRAIGLSGHMHGATLLDASDRVLRPCILWNDGRSGPQCAELTARADFHGIAGNLVMAGFTAPKLLWVAQNEPAIFERTAKVLLPKDYLRLWLTGEHVAEMSDAAGTLWLDVGRRDWSDVLLAATGLTRAQMPRLVEGSDVSGLLRADLADRWGIPRVPVAGGGGDNAATACGMGVMTPGTGFLSLGTSGVLFAATETYAPNTGDAVHTFCHAVPDTWHQMGVILSATDSMTWLSEITGKAVPDLAALVGEVTAPSPVLFLPYLSGERTPLNDPDATGAFLGLRRATGLADLAQAAMEGVAMAFADCVQALRKAGTPIEAAYAVGGGARSRAWLRIMASATGLTLLEPEDGDFGAAFGAAKLAAACATGDISERIFAKPAVRAEIVPDAGLADAYAKKYEAHHAAYPRLRDLTTPAVQ, from the coding sequence ATGTATCTGGGACTGGACCTGGGCACCTCGGGCATCAAGGCGATGCTGGTGGACGAGAGCTTCGCGACCGTCGGCGTCGCCCATGCGGCGCTGACCGTCAGCCGCCCGCATCCCGGCTGGTCCGAGCAGGCGCCGGCCGACTGGATCGCCGGGGCCGAGGCCGCCATCGACACGCTGCTGCGCGAGCATCCGCGGGAAATGGCGCAGCTTCGGGCCATCGGCCTGTCGGGACACATGCACGGGGCGACGCTGCTCGACGCTTCGGACCGGGTGCTGCGGCCCTGCATCCTGTGGAACGACGGCCGTTCGGGCCCGCAATGCGCCGAACTGACGGCGCGGGCGGATTTCCACGGCATCGCCGGCAACCTGGTCATGGCGGGCTTTACGGCGCCGAAGCTGCTGTGGGTGGCGCAGAACGAGCCCGCGATCTTCGAGCGGACCGCCAAGGTGCTGCTGCCCAAGGATTACCTGCGGCTGTGGCTGACCGGCGAGCATGTCGCCGAGATGTCGGATGCGGCAGGGACGTTGTGGCTGGACGTGGGCAGGCGCGACTGGTCGGATGTGCTGCTGGCCGCGACCGGGCTGACGCGCGCCCAGATGCCGCGGCTGGTCGAGGGCAGCGATGTTTCCGGCCTTCTGCGCGCCGATCTGGCCGACCGCTGGGGCATCCCGCGGGTGCCGGTGGCGGGTGGCGGCGGCGACAATGCCGCCACGGCCTGCGGCATGGGGGTGATGACCCCCGGCACGGGCTTCCTGTCGCTGGGCACCTCGGGCGTGCTGTTCGCCGCGACCGAAACCTATGCGCCGAACACCGGCGACGCGGTGCATACCTTCTGCCATGCCGTGCCGGACACCTGGCACCAGATGGGGGTGATCCTGTCGGCGACCGACAGCATGACCTGGCTGTCCGAGATCACCGGCAAGGCGGTGCCCGACCTCGCCGCGCTGGTCGGCGAGGTGACCGCGCCCTCGCCGGTGCTGTTCCTGCCTTACCTGTCGGGCGAGCGCACGCCGCTGAACGATCCCGACGCGACCGGCGCTTTCCTGGGCCTGCGCCGCGCCACCGGGCTGGCCGATCTGGCGCAGGCGGCGATGGAGGGCGTGGCCATGGCCTTTGCCGATTGCGTCCAGGCGCTGCGCAAGGCCGGCACGCCGATCGAGGCCGCCTATGCGGTGGGCGGCGGCGCGCGCTCGCGGGCCTGGCTGCGAATCATGGCCTCGGCCACCGGCCTGACGCTGCTGGAGCCCGAGGACGGCGATTTCGGCGCGGCCTTCGGGGCCGCCAAGCTGGCCGCGGCCTGCGCCACCGGCGACATTTCCGAGCGCATCTTCGCCAAGCCCGCTGTTCGCGCGG
- a CDS encoding GatB/YqeY domain-containing protein, with product MGLRERILADTKEAMKAKEAARLSTLRLISAAIKDREIAARTESGDEAGLSEADLTAILSKMVKQRQESAKAYEEGGRLELAEREQEEIKVIQSYLPRQLDDEETRAAIDKAIAELGAESIRDMGRVMAELRSRHAGQMDFGAVGPMVKDRLMK from the coding sequence ATGGGACTGCGCGAGCGTATTCTGGCCGACACCAAGGAAGCGATGAAAGCCAAGGAAGCGGCGCGGCTCTCGACGCTGCGGCTGATCTCGGCTGCCATCAAGGACCGCGAGATCGCCGCCCGCACCGAAAGCGGCGACGAGGCCGGGCTGAGCGAGGCCGACCTGACCGCCATCCTGTCCAAGATGGTCAAGCAGCGCCAGGAATCGGCCAAAGCCTATGAAGAGGGCGGCCGGCTGGAGCTGGCCGAGCGCGAGCAGGAGGAGATCAAGGTGATCCAGTCCTATCTGCCGCGCCAGCTGGACGATGAGGAAACCCGCGCCGCCATCGACAAGGCCATCGCCGAGCTGGGCGCCGAGTCGATCCGCGACATGGGCCGGGTCATGGCCGAGCTGCGCAGCCGCCATGCCGGGCAGATGGATTTCGGCGCCGTCGGGCCGATGGTCAAGGACCGGCTGATGAAGTGA
- the carA gene encoding glutamine-hydrolyzing carbamoyl-phosphate synthase small subunit gives MPQKPTACLALADGTVFHGQGFGAVGEVVAELVFNTAMTGYQEIMTDPSYASQIVTFTFPHIGNTGVTEQDDEAPEPVASGIVVKWDPTEPSNWRASADLVDWMARRGRIGIGGVDTRRLTRAIRQQGSPHVVLAHDPEGNFDIAAMVAKARDWQGIVGLDLAKEVSCRQSYRWDEGLWSWPGTFGRSEEKKPFRVVAVDYGAKRNILRSLAQSGAEVTVLPATATAEEVLAHDPEGVFLSNGPGDPAATGEYAVPMIRELLGRDLPIFGICLGHQMLALALGASTIKMNHGHHGANHPVKDVETGKVEITSMNHGFAVDAQTLPEGVIETHVSLFDGSNCGLRVADRPVFSVQYHPEASPGPQDSAYLFERFTEAMRARRA, from the coding sequence ATGCCCCAGAAACCGACCGCATGTCTTGCGCTTGCCGACGGCACCGTGTTCCACGGCCAGGGCTTCGGCGCGGTCGGGGAAGTGGTGGCCGAACTGGTCTTCAACACCGCGATGACCGGCTATCAGGAGATCATGACCGATCCCTCCTATGCCAGCCAGATCGTGACCTTCACCTTCCCGCATATCGGCAATACCGGCGTGACCGAGCAGGACGACGAGGCGCCCGAGCCCGTCGCCTCGGGCATCGTGGTGAAATGGGACCCGACCGAGCCCTCGAACTGGCGCGCCAGCGCGGATCTGGTGGACTGGATGGCGCGGCGCGGCCGCATCGGCATCGGCGGCGTCGACACCCGCCGCCTGACCCGCGCAATCCGCCAGCAGGGTTCGCCGCATGTGGTGCTGGCCCATGATCCCGAGGGCAATTTCGACATCGCCGCCATGGTCGCCAAGGCGCGCGACTGGCAGGGCATCGTCGGCCTGGACCTCGCGAAAGAAGTCAGCTGCCGGCAAAGCTATCGCTGGGACGAGGGGCTTTGGTCCTGGCCCGGAACCTTCGGCCGGTCTGAGGAAAAGAAGCCTTTCCGCGTCGTCGCCGTCGATTACGGCGCGAAGCGCAACATCCTGCGCTCGCTGGCGCAGAGCGGCGCCGAGGTGACGGTCCTGCCCGCCACCGCCACCGCCGAGGAGGTGCTGGCGCATGATCCCGAGGGCGTGTTCCTGTCGAACGGCCCCGGCGACCCGGCCGCGACCGGCGAATATGCCGTGCCGATGATCCGCGAGCTGCTGGGCCGCGACCTGCCGATCTTCGGCATCTGCCTGGGCCACCAGATGCTGGCGCTGGCGCTTGGCGCCAGCACCATCAAGATGAACCACGGCCATCACGGCGCCAACCACCCGGTCAAGGACGTGGAAACCGGCAAGGTCGAAATCACCTCGATGAACCACGGTTTCGCCGTCGATGCCCAGACCCTGCCCGAGGGCGTGATCGAGACCCATGTCAGCCTGTTCGACGGCTCGAATTGCGGGCTGCGGGTGGCGGACCGGCCGGTCTTCTCGGTGCAGTACCACCCCGAGGCGAGCCCCGGCCCGCAGGACAGCGCCTATCTGTTCGAGCGTTTCACCGAGGCCATGCGCGCCCGCCGCGCCTGA